The sequence TACAAAACCCATTGAtttataaaggatttttttttctttcttgctctTGCTATGCAGGTGTCTTTTTGGTGAGACTCCATGACATTAAACTTTGCAGCTTATACATATCTtcatcttatttcttttttttttcttcttcttctttttcttcccaaGATAGAGATGTAGTTTGTTGTTATTTTCGGTTCTTATTGGGAGATAAATATGTTAAGTTAAAAAATTATGCATCAGTCTATAACAGGAGTGCCCaggtccagtcctcaagatctgctatcctgcaacttttagatgcaacccttccccaacacacctgaatcaaatgaatgactCCTTACCTGGcccctgcagagctgaatgacatgtggatgagggaattgagccatttgattcaggcgtATTGGAGAGGTCTAGAGGACTGGACTTGGTTACATGTTGGGTAAAATGTGATTAGTTATACGACAAAATATTGTGATCGAGTGCCATGCCTCTTTATTTATGAATTTTACAGCTAATTGTGAAGTTTATGTTTGGGCCCAAAAACATAACGATGTGAGTGaaaattttagcttttttatgactaaatattttattactgcCATAAGTATGAAGAAGGAAAtaataaatgcacatttaaactttttttattgggtaaaaatgtcaaaaagctCAGTGTTTAAATCGATTATCTGTTGTAGTCTGTTCATTTCAGAACTTTAAGCGAGTGAAACATTTGTCCTTCTGAATCGcttcatacaaataaaaataaaccatgtAGTTTAAAATTGAccgttttcattttgtttgaacaaaAAAAGACTGGTTCTTAGTAACGCCACAAGGGGGCGTCCTACAGCTGCTGCTTACAGCAGCACACTGGAATGTGATTTTAATCAGGGTCCAGTTTATACTCTAACAGGGTCAGCAATTATTTCTGTCAGCCTGAAGCCGAGATGACTTCCtacatatttttattacctTTTGAGAAATACGTCACTGTTTCCTTTAAGTCTTTCAACATATTTGTTTGCATCTGTTTGGAGAGACTATTATAAAACGTCTgttatttgtaaattaaaaaaatcagaggcaaacagtagaaaataaaatgttttaacgtCTATTAGGCCTGTGATAAATTTATCTAACTCACTAGATATTTTAAGGACTATTGTGCATCAGCGTTTCTCATATAACGTTTTAGGTTGAAATCTCGCAGAATCTCGCGTTAAAATGGTTGAAACCACTGAAACTTATGAATGGATTTATGGCGGGAGGTGGCATTTTTGACTGTTATTTGTAGTAACCTGATTACTAAAGTTTTTGTATATACAGCTTTTAAAGCAGTTGAAGAGATTGTTTAGTTTGCCATATTGTAAAAAGAATCCTTCAGCTGGTTTCAAATAAGCCGAAGTTATTGAACTCACAAAGGCCGCTGAACAATTAACCAATGGAAAGGTGTGACTCAAAatcagtttttctaaattaatatTCATAACTTGGCTTTGTACAATAGAGAATGAAAACACTCAAAACCACAATGAAACGTCAGATGTTGTTTCTCAGCCTGGTTGTCCTTAACTtgaacttttttgttgtttttagaacTGATTAATTATCAACATAGCAGTCGATTATAgagctaataaaaaaagataaagataataAACTGAGATTAACACAGTTGCATGATGAAGAAATGGTGTAACATGATACGACAGTACCTACCttaaaataataactttttCCGGGTTCCTAAATCAACTGCCCCTGCAAGAAATAATCTAAATTAGCCTTCCCCCTCAGATCTAGCTTGTATGTAATCCaatatcacatttttttaagatgagcctcagtttgggattttttaacaaaatcaaTTCCAGGAAATGTCTTCTGTCTGGATTCACTTGTGTGCTCCAATGTGATGAGCGGCGTTCACATTTTGTTCTAGTGGCATAAATCTCTTTCAGCCATAATGTACGATTTTGAGTTTTATTAtcttcagaaaagaaaataactttcaCTTTTTCCACGTGCGTATAAACTTCGGGCTTGCTCGCCTTCAGCTCCTCTTACCCCTCctcccctcttcttcctccctgCCTGACTGTCCTGGCTGTTTCTCGGTTGTCTGCCTTCATGAGGTGGGTTCAAGGAAGTGTTGAGGGGGCGGATTGTCTTGATTTTCTTTACATCGTGCTTAGCCAATAACTGTTGTGCACATCTCAGCTGGCAGACATTTAAAAGGGAGACAGTTCGGCGCTGAAGCAATTTGTATTAAACTCCCTGGCTCCTGTCTATGGAGCGCTTAGTCTCCCACGCATCCACAGACCCACCAGTGTACAGTCGACTGCCGTAGGTACCCATCACCTCCAAAAGGTGCCGTAGAGGACTGACAGGACAACATCGTCGTATAGCAGGGCAGATTTGTGCAGGTGAGCGAATTTAGGTGATTCTTCTTTGACTCCATCTTTATCATCTTCTACCacttacatttaaaccatgtgaTGCTTTACAAAAAGCGCAAAACTGCATGTTAGTCATCTCCTGGTGTGCGTGTGTGGACACACTGATAACTTAGTGAAGATcaagtttatgttttgtttggttcAGTCTGTTGTCCTGTTTAAAttgataaaatgtttgaaatataatattttaacaacACTAAGtcgttaaaataattttcattataTAACTTTCAGGAGgtttcaaagaaagaaaatgttctaTCCGTGCGTTTTTACGCTGCGCAAAAGCTTTAGTAGCTGTGCGTGACGTTTACGCAGTTGAAATATTTAGGgggattaatttttttgtcatctCTTTTTCCAAAGAATGGCCATCTCGACGCGTATTTTCTGCAGTATGGTTTTCATCATTGGGCTGCTGTCCTCTCCCGTGGATTCAAAAAGAAACCGAGGTTCACAAGGGGCCATTCCTCATCCTGACAAAAGCAACCCAAACGAATCGGAGCAGCAACCGCAGCCTTCGCAGGCGGGCTCTGGGTCACGCCAGAGACCGGGGTCGTCCTCACCGGCCGACGAGGTGCTGGAGTCCAGCCAGGAAGCTTTACATGTGACGGAGCGCCAGTATTTGAAACGGGACTGGTGCAAGACGCAGCCCCTCAAACAGACAATCCACGAGGAGGGCTGCGTCAGCCGCACCATCATCAATCGCTTTTGTTACGGACAGTGCAATTCCTTCTACATTCCCAGGCATATTCGCAGGGAGGAGGGTGCCTTCCAGTCATGTTCTTTTTGTAAACCGAAACGTTTTACCACCATGACTTTCACTTTGAACTGTCCGGACCAGCAGCCACCCACCAAGAAGAAACGCATCCAACGCGTCAAACAGTGCCGCTGCATTTCTATAGACCTGGACTAACC comes from Melanotaenia boesemani isolate fMelBoe1 chromosome 20, fMelBoe1.pri, whole genome shotgun sequence and encodes:
- the grem1b gene encoding gremlin-1 produces the protein MAISTRIFCSMVFIIGLLSSPVDSKRNRGSQGAIPHPDKSNPNESEQQPQPSQAGSGSRQRPGSSSPADEVLESSQEALHVTERQYLKRDWCKTQPLKQTIHEEGCVSRTIINRFCYGQCNSFYIPRHIRREEGAFQSCSFCKPKRFTTMTFTLNCPDQQPPTKKKRIQRVKQCRCISIDLD